The Drosophila simulans strain w501 chromosome 3R, Prin_Dsim_3.1, whole genome shotgun sequence genome contains the following window.
GAAGGTCCAGCCATCAACTACACAGTGGGCGGATCCTGCAAGCCGGAAGTGTTCCAGCAATATTGCAGCGTTCGGCTGACCTCATTTTTCCAGAACCGGAACCCTTGCTTGAACACCACCTGCAGCTTTGACTCCATTAACAATCCAATCGAGATTAAGTGGGCCATCTTCTACAACGTCTTCGGCTTCCTCTGGCTGAGCTTCTTCATCTCCGCCTTTAGCTACATGGTGCTGGCCTCAACCTTCGCCCGTTGGTACTGGACCTTCAAAAAGAGGGATGTGCCCTTCTTCACCCTCACAAGGGCATTCTTCCAAACTGCTGTCTACCATCTGGGCACCGTGGCCTTCGGTTCGCTCATCCTGGCCATCGTCCGGCTGATCCGTCTGGTGCTGGAGTACATCCACGAGAAGCTGAAGAAGTACGACAATGCGGTGACACGAGCCATCCTCTGCTGCATGCGCTGCTTCTTTTGGCTGTTGGAGACCTTCCTGAAATTCCTCAATCGGAATGCCTACATCATGTGCGCCATTCACGGCAAGAACTTCTGCTCCAGTGCCGCGGACTCGTTTAACCTGATTATGAGGAACTTCCTGCGTGTGGTGACGCTGGATCAGGTCACGgactttttgttctttttgtcGAAACTGCTGTTAACCGCAGGGGCGGGGGCGTCCACCTACTACTTCCTGGACAATAATCCGACCATTATTCGGCTAAATTACATCGCAGTGCCTACCACGGTGGTGGTAATTGCCGCCTTCCTCATAACGAGCGTGTTTTTCGGTGTGTACTCGACGGCAGTGGACACACTGTTTCTGTGTTTCCTGGAGGACTGCGAGCGCAACGATGGCTCGCCGGAGAAGCCGTTCTTCATGTCCAAACAGCTAATGAAGATTCTGGGCAAGAAGAACAATCTGCCACCGCGTCAGCGCCGCGGAAAGTAGGAGACTCAGAGGCGGAACGGAAGTGCAAATaataagttaattaaagtaaaggatatatatatatatatatttattatagcccaaaaacgaaaagatCGGGGTTGTGAGCGATTGCTCAACCGGCTGCAATTGGGTTTGCATAAGATGCACGCTCCTTTGCCAATACTCTTAATCTTTAATCTAGTGTATATAATACGCCAGTATCCGTATCCATATGTAAAGTTTTTTATGCGGCTAGACTTGTGATAGGCGCGGACCATAAAGACCAAAAGTAATACCATACAATAACTTGTATACAGAGACACAAAAGTACATATCTCACATTCATGCAGTTTAGGTTAACGATAATGATTAtaattttcgaatttaataaaaatgaattcattGAAGTCACACTTTTCAGTTTggttcttattttattttctccatCGATAAATTTagccatatttttttatttttatacaatttgatttatgtttcTACCATTCATTCATCTAGAGCGCTCAACCCACTCATTTCAGAAAGTCTGATTTTGCAAGGATGTAACAGATCGGTGAAGCCGCAATGAAGAACAATAGCTATAAGATTTGActtttaaaagtatatataataaacCTTAATACTGCCTCAAAGGTTGTTTATTTCAGTAATAAAGCTCAATAAGCTCATAAACAATTAGAAAATGAATACAAAATCTATTACCTCAACAATATTGGGCATTCAAGATTCCCGTGGACTAAAAGATAATATCCTTCAGCACGCTATCGCTGATGTTCTGCAGGTCATCCTCACCGCCAATCTGATCAAAATCGAATTTATGCGAGACATTGAATGCATTCTTATCGTTTTCATTGTTGAAATCGGGATCAAGCTGCAGTGAGTCCTGTAAAACAATGGCAATTGAGATTCGTATTTCGTGTTTGATTAATAAGTCACGAAGTCAAGGCACGAATTATTATTACGTTGATTACGTACGTTGATTGTTCTGTCGTTCAGCTGAAGACGTGGCGCGACGTCATGCTGGTAGCTGTCGGTGTGTGGCACAAGTGCATCCAGGCGTCCGGATGGCGAGGTGCTGAGATTGAGGACATTCCGAGATACCTCTAGGACTTTTATAACCGCAGCGCTTTTGGCGATCAGTGAGGTGTTGTTCTCCGAAGTGCGCGGAATGCGCTCAATTCGTGTGCACTCGCTACTATTCAAGGGTGTAAAGGGATCGCTGGGTTCCGTTGGTGAGGCCTGAGGAGAGAtcactgctgctcctggcagcGGCGCCTCATCGAATCCGAAGGAGGCTTGCATTTGCTTCCACTTGCTGCCCAGGGAGGAGAGATTCGCCTGCGGAGCTGCCTTGACCTTGGAGGTGTTCTTGTGAATGGTGCGCAGCATTTGCATGGGATCGTTGATCTTGGATCGGTTCAACGTGCCATTAAGATCAATGCCGGTCGACTGGTCAAGGGCTTTTAGCTTGCGTGCTGATCGAGGCGGCGCAGGTGCTGAAAAGGAAAACTCATAAGGATGGAGGTTACTAAGCGAAGTGTTTAGTTCACTCCTTACCGAGTAAGCTGTTGCTTAAGGCATCGAACTGTTTGCCATTGAAGTCGTCCTGGAGTGCAAGACGCACTGGGGCATTGcgaccgccaccgccgcccatgTCGATTCTGATGGGAGGCGTAGAAACAAATTTGGAGCTGATAACCGATTCGAAGCGAGGCGTGGCCGGCTGAAGCGTCTGTACCTTGGCGGAGCCACTTGCATTGGCACTACCCTTGTCCTTTTTGGACGGATCGTTTAGTTTCTTTAGTAAATTGTTCAATTGGATTTCGGACTGTGAAAGTTCCACTCGAAGAGCCTGCAAATCCGTGGTGACGAACGCATTCGATTCGTTGTAGTGGTCATTAGCATCCAGTTGCTCGGCAATTGTGCCACTGATTCGATTGAAGCCGTTCAAGAGCGCCTCCATTTTAGATGCGCCCAAAGGATCGTAGAAATCTGCGAAGGAATTAAAACTCAATTACATTTGAAGACCTGCAAGGATACAATCAAATATGTCTCACCTCCTTCTGTGACTGCATCACAGTCGAACAGCACTCGCATGCCTCGCAGTGCCTTCTCCACCGCCTCCTTGCTCTGGTTGTTCTCGGCTTGCTTCAGCTGGAAAAGATCGATGGCCTCCTTGAGACCACACAGAGATGCCTCCAGGTCGAATTTCCTTTCGGTGGGTTGGGTAATGACCCGCTCCACGCCGAGTGCAGCGGTGGCTTCGAACTCATCCAGGAAGCCATCGTCCGCCAGTTGCTCTTCGGGCACTCCCATGTCTGCAGACAGATCGGCCATCAGGCGTCTGATCTTCTGGGTCTTGTCGCGCAACAGGGCCGTATTTTCCTCCAGATTGACCACATACGACGAGGCGTACTCCTTCATCACCGCATTTTGGCGGGCCATGACCTTGGCGCTTACGTTTGGTGTTCCCGCCTCCAAGCCGAGTGACTTCTCGCGCTGCTTGATGAGCTCCTGGATCACAAAGCCCACGAACTCGAGTAGGAAGTTGATAAACCGCATGCCTCCGGGCATCACCACCAGATACGACTTGATGTTGGCCCAATGCAGGTGATGCTTCTCGTTCAGATGCTTCAGATACTCTACCGTGCTGGAGCGAAAGTTCGCCTCCGACTTCTTGTCGGTGATGGGCCAGAAGAAGCGACGCTTGAACTCCGCGGGATCCAGCAGGCGGAAGAGGTAGTGCATCACATGCACGAAGGCCACCTGGTTGGGCTTGAGGAACATGTCCCAGGCAATCAGCTTGCGCAGCTCGTCCGGCAAGGGGTGCACCAGGGCCAGTCCCTGCAGCTTCCTGTGCAGCTTCTCGCTCTGCTCCTTCTCTTCGGCTTTCCACGGCGCAATTATGGTCCGGTCCATATTTTAGCACAGAAATGAAGTAGAATATGGCGGTTTAGTTTGaagttctttgtttttgttgctgcacaGTGTTACCAAGTGGCTGAATTCAACTGTATGAAGCCGTTCCCACTGCCTGTTTACATTCACgaaaaatgttatataaaagcaataaatctatttaattTCCCTAGGAATAGCATTTGCAAATAGCATTTGTTACATAAATGTTTCTTATAATTTTTCCcagatatttttatttaagtaaaatttatttcccgAGTTACTCGATTGGTATAAATCCAATGACCTGCCACGGTCACACTTCATTCATAGTTCGGAAATTTGTCGGTTGCTGGAATTTGTAGAcgaatttatatttaatttttaagcacTTGGTAATTAACTAATCGACGTTCATTTCGAAGTGACCCCCGACAAACTAAATAGTTTTCGGATAAATCGCGGGCCCAGTCACGGAGTGACCCCCAACGAGCCGAAAACCTTGGCATCCGGGTCCAACGTAGCACTTTCTTTTTGTCCGCGGCGGAGAAAAATCAATATACGCATGGGGTATAGAAATCGAATCTCGGCGCATATATAGTATAGATTACAGACAAGTAATCTGGGGGACAAGCGAACGTCCGCCCCCCGAAACGATAATCAAATCAGCGTGAAAATATGTATGCGACACGGCCGCAAATCTTCGGAAGAAACCCAGTTTGGCCATGAATCATGCAATTGAATGGGCCcattatgtactatatatgtacatatgcattcTGATTTAGTGTCTGTTCTCCATTCGCAGATATCGGGAATCCGGCTGCCACAATGGGTTCCCTGTTCCGCAGCGAGGAAATGGCGCTGTGCCAGCTGTTCCTGCAGAGCGAGGCGGCCTACGCCTGCGTCTCCGAGTTGGGAGAACTGGGATTGGTCCAGTTCCGAGATGTGAGTAGGACGGGTTACATAAAGATGCGGTCGAGACAGCCGCACGACTAACCATAAGCCACAAGCATACCTCTTACCTCATTAGCGAATTCGGTATTCCATGAAACGTTCCCTTTAACGCGAATGCAAAGTAAATGCAAAGCTGGTGACACCAGCCACAAAATGCATAGTATAACTACGTGTGTTAcctcatttaaatgaaattgaaaaatatagtGGCATAAGTTTAGTGCTATAGCTTGATCGCACACATGAAGTAGCTTTGAGATCCCCCAATAACGATCTACTCTTTTGAAATCCGCAGCTCAATCCCGATGTCAACGCCTTCCAGAGGAAGTTCGTCAACGAGGTGCGCCGCTGCGATGAGATGGAGCGCAAGCTGCGTTACCTGGAGAAGGAGATCAAGAAGGACGGCATACCGATGTTGGACACCGGGGAGAGTCCCGAGGCCCCGCAGCCCCGCGAGATGATCGACCTGGAGGTATACGCCGTCATACTCCCTGTTTTCTGCTAAACACTCTTGAACTTATATGGCTTTCTTGTCTGCTGCTCAGGCCACCTTTGAGAAACTGGAGAACGAGTTGAGGGAGGTGAATCAGAACGCCGAGGCCCTGAAGCGCAATTTTCTGGAGCTGACCGAGCTGAAGCACATTTTGCGCAAAACCCAGGTGTTCTTCGATGAGGTAAGCTGCGGCATAAGTAACTCCACATGGGTATCAGCTAACAAACTGCGATCGGTTACCGATTTACCACTAACAAATGCCGGCCATTGAAGCGGCCGGTAACTAACCAACTTTTCTAAGCAATAACCAATTTCCCAACCGACAACACAAGTGTGGCAGCCACGACTTCTAGTCACATAAGCAATCTATCCCAAACTACACTCTAAAATGATTTCCCCGTATCTCCCTACTCGGCACGTATATCCTCCTTCTCCGCTTCCAAAGGCAAACGATGTGTGCTTTCTTACccttcagtttcagtttgtacatatatatagtaatgTGCGTTTGATATCAGTTGATGGTTATTGTTTCTTTCGGACGTGTTCCTGGGCAATCAGAGGAAAGCCTTGGGGCAGTAGGttctaaaatataataaaacaaaggGTTTTGGAACCCCTTTTCCTTCTGGTTGCTTGTGAGGAACACATCCGCGTTGTACCCTTTCAAATGCTTCGTTTTCCCCAACACTctgtttatacatatgtatatatatgtacctaGATGTTTGTACAAccttattgtttattattaattttttgacTCTTCGGTTACTTTATTATGcgttttacattttgtttttccataTCAATCAATACACAATCAATCAACCAACAAACCAACCAACACCTCCCCgaccaaaaatcaataaaccgAAAAACCAAACCGCACACAACACGTACACCCACCAAAAACACCACCCAATGACCCAAGTCGGTGCCCACGGTGT
Protein-coding sequences here:
- the LOC6730011 gene encoding augmin complex subunit dgt6; protein product: MDRTIIAPWKAEEKEQSEKLHRKLQGLALVHPLPDELRKLIAWDMFLKPNQVAFVHVMHYLFRLLDPAEFKRRFFWPITDKKSEANFRSSTVEYLKHLNEKHHLHWANIKSYLVVMPGGMRFINFLLEFVGFVIQELIKQREKSLGLEAGTPNVSAKVMARQNAVMKEYASSYVVNLEENTALLRDKTQKIRRLMADLSADMGVPEEQLADDGFLDEFEATAALGVERVITQPTERKFDLEASLCGLKEAIDLFQLKQAENNQSKEAVEKALRGMRVLFDCDAVTEGDFYDPLGASKMEALLNGFNRISGTIAEQLDANDHYNESNAFVTTDLQALRVELSQSEIQLNNLLKKLNDPSKKDKGSANASGSAKVQTLQPATPRFESVISSKFVSTPPIRIDMGGGGGRNAPVRLALQDDFNGKQFDALSNSLLAPAPPRSARKLKALDQSTGIDLNGTLNRSKINDPMQMLRTIHKNTSKVKAAPQANLSSLGSKWKQMQASFGFDEAPLPGAAVISPQASPTEPSDPFTPLNSSECTRIERIPRTSENNTSLIAKSAAVIKVLEVSRNVLNLSTSPSGRLDALVPHTDSYQHDVAPRLQLNDRTINDSLQLDPDFNNENDKNAFNVSHKFDFDQIGGEDDLQNISDSVLKDIIF